Sequence from the Methanobrevibacter arboriphilus genome:
AATAATTAAAGTATATGATTTAAATAAGATAAATTACTAAAAAATCAACTAATACCAAACTTCTTTCATTCCAAGGAGATATGCAACCATGTTTGATATTAAATGGATTATTAATGTAAGTATTGCAATTATTATCACTGTTTCTGAGCTTATGGTTGTGTATAATGATGCTAAAATCAATGCTCCCGCAATAAAATCTAGTTGATCTAATATTGGAGCAGGTCTGCCTCTATTTATGCCTAACCTTCTTTTAATAAAACTTCCAGCCGCATCACCCAATAATGCACCAAAACTTAAAAGGAAACCCACAATTAACCCATATACTGGGTCCCAAATCAAGACTCCTTCTATAGCTCCCACGAGAGTCCCAGTTATTGTTCCAAAAATTAGTCCTTTCCAAGTTACTCCATTTCCTATAATCCTATGTCCATCAATGAAATTTTTCCCAAAATCTACTGGTGTTGTTCCTCCAAATGCAAGTCCACTGAGATTTGCAATATAGGCAGGCATTATAAAGTATACTGCACTTAGACAGGTCATAATAAAAGCAGCTAATTCTGACATTATTTTCCTCTAATTTTTAATATTACTTATCTCATATTAATTCTTTTTAATTTATAAACTTACTTATTTGATTATAATTTCAGAATTCTGTTTTTATCTTCACTTTTTCAGTTTTTTATTTTTAATAATTAATTATTAATTGAATAAGAGTTGGTTGTTTATAATTTATTCACTTTTATTGTTAGCTTTTCAATTTTTAATTTGTCTATCAGCTTAGAATTTAGCTATTATTTTGTTTTTTATTTTTTAGCTGTTAGTATTAAATTTATTTAGGTTTTTCTATATATAGCTAGGTTTTTTCTGTATATATTGTATAAAGATATATTTTTTTCTTTGAATGCTCATTAAATGTTAGATTTTATTTTAATTTTTTATAATATTTCCTATTTTTATTTACTTTTAATTTTATTCTATCAATTTTTACTAAACTTTACTATTTAATTTAAATATATAAATATAATGCTTAAATATAAATATAATATAATAGAAAATAATAAGATAACAGTTGAATAGGATGAATAAAATAATTAGATAATTAATAAAAATACTGTCTTAATCTAGAACTATAAAAAGATATTTTATGGGATAGTTTTAATTAATAATTTGAATTATTATTTTAAGTTTTTTACTATCAATATAAATTCAAATATTCAATAATATTCAATAGATTTATCTAATAATACTCAATAAACTTTATTAATGATGAGAATCTAATTATTCAATTTAATTATTATATCAATAATTACTATCAATCAATTATTATGTCAATTAATACTATTAATTATTACTATATCAATTAATATT
This genomic interval carries:
- a CDS encoding CDP-2,3-bis-(O-geranylgeranyl)-sn-glycerol synthase — protein: MMSELAAFIMTCLSAVYFIMPAYIANLSGLAFGGTTPVDFGKNFIDGHRIIGNGVTWKGLIFGTITGTLVGAIEGVLIWDPVYGLIVGFLLSFGALLGDAAGSFIKRRLGINRGRPAPILDQLDFIAGALILASLYTTISSETVIIIAILTLIIHLISNMVAYLLGMKEVWY